The sequence TGGTCACTGTCAGAATGAACACCGTGACCTGTTAAACCTAAAACAAGCCTCTCTCTTAAACTTTTGAGGAAAAAGCAAACATTATTTCTTATAGCTTAAATTTTGTTCTCATTTGCTCTGTTTGATCATTGTAAATTGAAAACTTTGGGGTTGCGAATACACATTGGGATCTAGGAACTTGTGGTCTGCAAACATTTAGTCTGCAAATAGAAATAAAGATACAGACGTAGAATATGATGAGGGGTGttgtcctcttcctcatccatcCGTCTTTTTCCTCGGAGCAGCTTCCGTCTGTTCGATGAGCAGAAGGACGTGCTGATCCTGGTGTTTCTGGAGGAGATTCCAACCAATCAGCTGTCTCCTTACTACCGCATGAGGAAGCTGTTAAAGACGCGGACCTACCTGAGCTGGCCTCGAGCAGAGGAGCACCCTGAATTGTTCTGGGAGAAACTACGCCAGGCTCTGAACACCAGAGAAGATCTCGGAGATGACAGGTTCCTCCTGGTGGAAAGAGCATGATGGAAAGAAAGTACAATCCTTTCTAAGTGAGGTTAAGAGCCCCAGTCCATTGGTTTGAGTCTTCTTGTTGGTTTGTATTACCACTACTCTATATCCACAaccttccacttctgggattgctccggtgtcgccggaaattccgccctctggcaatgcgagactatattaatatattactAAATTAAGATTTCCAAGAGTATTTCTCACGGAACACCGGTGTAGTGGAGGTTATACAGTATACGCACAGCTGGTATTAACAGCTGTTTTTTGTGGCGGTTTACAGTAAACTGACCTTTCAGCAAAAAAACCTTTGGAATATATAGGAGAGTATACCCACTTTACCCTCGGTAACCTACCCATTTACACCCATGCACCTCAGCAAATACCACTACGCCACTCTGCAGGAGGATGTTGGCATTACATGACATTACTAGGACAACTTCTCTTTCTGGCCTATCTGACTTGGAAAAAGACCACGTTACGACTACGTAGCCTTTCATGTGTGTGAGCTCTGCCTTTTACTTCTCTAATGAGTCAGTGTACAGATAATAAAAGggtgacagaaaataaataagtatcATAGACTAAAATAGAGTAAGACACTGATCTAACAAAAAGATTGGCCTCATCAAAAACACTTGTGTCTATACTTGTGTCTAGGTCCCtctaaggcaaggcaaggcagctttatttgtatagNNNNNNNNNNcaacagggcaattcaaagtgctttacacaatatcagttaaaaaaacaatcacagttCGGGCTTGAAAAAAGTAATCACTTTCAAATCCATGTCAGTCAAGTGTAAAATGATGCTACCAATCTTTTAACCTGCCACTTGTCATACAGTTTGATTTGAGTCTTATAGACAGGTTTCCCATTTGCAATCGTGGATGTGCGTGCAGCAGGAGGGTAGAAAACATGTTTCCACCATGTCATGATAGCTTGAACTGTATACatggacatttttaatttagaaatGAAGCAACTGGCTGGAAATTAgtacacacacttacatgtatatgtatagatAAATGTTATACTTGGTATTTGTTCAACCTTATTAAAAACTCATACTGTGCAGCTAACCCCACAGGTAGAGCTGAGCactatatcaatattatatcgatatcgtaatataagactagatattgtcttagattttggatatcgtaatatcgcAATTTGACatgagtgttgtcttttcctggttttaaaggctgcattagagtaaagtaatgtcattttctgaacttactagACTGTTCTAGCTGATCTATTATTatcctttacccactaagtcattgtatccacattactgttgattatttattaaaaacctcattgtgtaaatatttgtgGAAggaccaatagtcaacactacaatattgtggCGTTATATATTAAGGTAATTGGTCAAACATATCTTGATATCTGATTTTTGCCCAGCCCTACCCACAAgcctaattttaatttaatttaaattctaGTGAATATCCCAAAGTTTCCAATGACACTAAATCTGCCCATTACATTTTTAGGGAAACGTGTATTAAATAATGCCCAAGGCAACTAGAATATTTATGATTCTGTGTAATGGTGCAGCCATAAAAACTTGTCTTGTAGCTTGAAGAATTTTAgtcttatggtgttttattattgcttgttgattttgttatattcttgaaactgtttttaactccttgctactgtagcactttgagatttcaatTGAAAtctaaagggcattataaataaaatgtattattattattgaagaAGGTGACACACTGTGTATGATACAATCAGTGTAAAATAAGATGATTTTAATTATCATGTAGATATGGTGAACCAATATATGTTAAAGGGCTTAAAATGTAAACTTATCTgacatgcatttttaattgCAACTTTATAACATTATTCGATAAATAGGCTACACATTTCTTTTCAATTATATTCTATTGTCTTACTATTATATTATGACGACGGCATATTtcacagtgctcatcctgattGTATGCACTCCAGTTGAAATTCTGACCTTTTAATGACTGACTTATCACTGTAAAGTACATTTGCAATGTATAGCAGCTTTATAATTGTGTGgcaaaaaatgtaatacaaaaaaataagtgtaaaaaaaaaggtatgttacttatatatagtttaaaaaaaattaagttgttttttaaacacaacTGATTTGTATGTACATGGTTAATGCAGTGAAACCCACAGTCGCGTGTATCATTAACATCTCTGTTTTAATAAATGCTTTGacaataaattacaataaaattcTCCCACTTTCACACTGCTTTTCTCTGGCCTCAAAATGTCAAGGTTTATCAACACAAACTTTAcaaaagtatacatatatatattcttcttaaaaacaatgttttcattACATCTGATGGTCTGTCTCTATATTGTACAGTTTACTATGTATTAAGAATACTACACTTCCCTGtttacaaaacagaacatataTAATCAGATAATTTAACAGGACGGTACTTCATAGGCAGGTTTCTTGGGTTTGGGAATGCATTAAAATTAGTCTCATGGGCTGCACATATTAACCGCTGTATGGAGATGTGTTGCCTGGCGTTCTGCTTGTGAGTATCTGACtggtcttcctcctcctttcacTACAAAGAAAAACGGAAACATAACATTAATATGTTTCAGTGTTTGGTTAGAGTGCCAAAGGAAAATAATATacagaaaatgacattaaacacacaagagATAAAGGAGTGTACTCACTCCACACACTTCATCCCTCTCTGGGTCCAGTTGGTTAAAGGGTCGGCACACACAAACTTCCCAGGAAGGTGGAATCTGTGGGAAACAGGGAAACAGTGAAGAAATGATCAAACACGAGACACATCACATGAATGCACTTTATTACACGCGAGAAGCAGGTCGCTCCATGTGGTCTCATTCCAGTTTGTGTATTATTAACCCCAAAGTGTTTTCTGCTAGGCTACACATGTACAACAGTAACAGAGTGAGCTTCACAGAAAGTCCCGCAGCACTTCATGATTGATTTTCGGTCACACTTTAACTTCCAGGGAAACACAAGCAAGGGACTGCAGTGCAATTTTGGAAACACAACCTAACCAgctcatgctttttttttaagtcatatCTAGTGCCTGCTTTCTAACGTGTGAACTCAACGAATGAGGATTAATTTGCTTTCACTTCAGTCAGagcatttttttaaccaaatttcaACATGGTAACCTAATGTTGGAGGACAAGTGGccttttccacacacacacacacacacacacacacacacacacacacacacacacacacacacacacacacacacacacacacacaatttttgtTCAGCTGCCCAAACTTTTAATAACTTGAGTGCACTGCCACTTCAGGTAGATTTAGTAGGTAGTTAAGTTGTAAGTCTGAAACTGCACAattacacaataataataatttttttaagacttttaacaATGTCACCTCGTACTCAATTCCAAAAACAGTTTGCAGATTAATGGATAAGTACAACAAGTAATTGTTTATTGAAGCCCCAATTTAAATTTTACTGCCCATTTTGTGTAATGCTCAACTGGCCTACATTGTCTATGAAGTAATATGTAATTGTAATATGTATGTTACAATTTTACTTTGGACCACTTAGTTTCTACTACATTGCGGCCTGTTCCCTGTGCTGCTGTTACTTTTGAATTTGCAGAATCTGTAGTCCAACACGACATCAGATCGTTTACTCACATAACGGCGTTGAGGTCGCAGGAGTTTTTCATGGTCTGGATGGTGTAGCCCAGCAGCCGTTGGCAATGAAACTGACGCTTGGTGTACCTCAGGCAGCAGCTTGctgtaaagacacacacaagttgtaaacacaaatacaacatgCATTTCATTTGGATGCTGGAAAAAcagcatttaaacaaatacaaacaaatactTCAAATAGTTGTGCAACTGCTGAATTAAGGTACTGGCAACATTTTGGTCCATGCAATACAGGCATAAAATATTGGACTAGGTTCTACGTATGTTCTACGTACTGTTTGTTAGAGCTATCTGATTTGCAGACACTTCATATATTacaataatgaaaagaaaacagcagtttCATTTCCTAAATGCATCCAGAGTGTCAGAGATGACAGAAAGGATACTGCGCATGTATTGTCAGTAGTAGCTGAAGGGCTCACCTGACTGTGTGCTGCTGATGAAGGTGGTGAGGATCATGAGGGAGCACAGGAAAAACACTTTGCTGCTTGCCATGGTTTCTTATTGCTGGAGTGCTGGCTCAGCCCGTCTCAGTGTGTTGCTGTGGTAGCTTAGTAGGAGGTGCTGTAAAGCGCCTGAAGGAATTTTTAGGAGTGTGAAAGAGACAGCATTTCTCTGTCATTTAAGTAGGGTGGCTCTGGGATTTTCCCCGTGTTCAGCAGGATTATGCAATGCCATGTGCCATTGTTTGAATTTGGAAAAGAGCCAGTTAATAGAGCAAAGATACACCTGCTTCCTCTTGTCCTCTATTGGAAAATTTACATTTGCAGCCTGTGTATATACCATTCATTCAATACATAACCACCTTACTCAGTGTAGCCTCACTAGAATTAACCAGAATAGAGGGCACAATTTAGGCTTTTAATGCAAATGACGGGCAAAAAATAGTGCAGCAAGTTTTATTGAACTACAGAAATGAAAAAGTCTCTTAAAATGAATAAACCTCTTTAACAGCAGAAAAAAGCACCACCAAGGCAGCCAACCCACAGATGTCTTGACAAAATAAACTCGACCGCAGCTAcagcccacaaacacacacacagattaaaaaaaacttcactacaatttacatttttaaaacactgaataCTGTGGCAAGGATCTGAATATGATGTAAATTGTCAGACATGAAAACATATTAACTTTCACATGAGTCAATAATGATTCAGTAGAAGTTCATAAAGCAGCCATAAAGTTAAGCTGCAGGAGTCCATTTTTTCCTCCATACTTCCCCTGATAAGTTACTGAATAACTGGCTGCCTTGGTGCAATGCGAAAGGAATTTCACaattgtgtgtggggggtttgGATGAGTTTGTCTTTCCCAAAATACCGAAGGTTTAGATAACCCCAACATGACAGCAGTGTAGATGACGCTTGTGTGAAAGGTCTGGGGCTGGAGAGGACTGTAAAACATTACATTCCACATGTAAATGAGAAGTAGAAAGATTGTTTAAAAAGTGAGGGAGCGTGTCACAGGATTGCATAGTTTACATAGCAACACGTGTTTAGAGTTCAGAAAGAAAGAGGCATTTTGTTGAGGAGAAAGTCCCTTGACACTTCCCTTTGCCATTTTGGGAATTTGTGTGAAGTTAATGCGttctttttcctaaactgaGTCTTCCATTCTGAAATCAAAGTTGGTGCCACTGTGTGATATAATCAATCATCATCCTACAGTTAGTGATGTAATTTAGAGTGACGCTTAAAACCAAAGCTGCTGCAATTTTCAGTGGTATGCCACTTTGACTAGTTTCAAACATCTTGTTTATCTAGAAGTTGAGAACTGGAATTCCTCTTTTTGCCATTAGAGTCCCCttccaaacacatttttaagtatGTAAAAGTACTGTTGAGATTATTATTAGGTTTAACATGGTTTTCCCAAAACCATACTGAAATCCACTCTTTCTCCCTCGTTGAGAAATTCTGGATCTGGCCTTGCCCCACCCACCATTGCTGTTGAGTGTGGGTTGACACTTGTCTTCTGATTGCAATCTTACATCTAGCTTAGACAAACCGGTAAAATAACAGCACGCAATAAGGCTCAAAACTCGAGATTCAGCTATACGCCTACGTGTTTGAGCCTCACTCCGGGTCCAGATATGGTCGTCCCATAACCTAAACTATGTGGTGATTATTGTTAAATTTAAGTAGAAACTTGATCCCAAACTACAAGAACAATACACATTTTTGCCCATCAACCCTCCACTAAACTCCTGTTTGTGAACCATTAGGTTGGTATCCAGAAAAGTAATCTGGGTTACTCAAACCCATCGCCAGAACAGCATTTAAAGTGGAGCAGGAGAGTGCATGCAACAGGACATTGAAGGAAACTCTTTATTGAAGGTGTAGGAAAGGTAAAACGGATCTCACCAGAACAAAACCGACACATCCAACAAAAGCTGAACTGAAAACTAATCTGATGAGGCAATGAAGTGCAGGTGGAGAGAAGGGAGGAGCGGTTCAGATGAGGGCAGTAGGCCGCAGAACAAGCAGGGAGCTGATTGGTTGGGGAAAACTCTGGTAAAAAAGAAGGATTAACAAGGATGATTCAGAGCAGGTGTGTGGATGGGCACAGCACAggaacacagaaagaaaacaaacaaaaccacaatCATCTAAATAATGAACGGGCAAATCATCAAACCAtctaaaaacatacataaatatgaaCTCAGGTACACTTTAACCTGAATACATCTTTTATCCGTagcaacagaaaaccaaaaaacccAGACAACAAAATCTTAATCTCTCAGCACAGAAGTCTGAGGGTGAATTATAGACCTGCATTAAAGTGAAATCTGACTGAAACTTAGCTGTCTAAAATAGATGTTCAGTTTTCAGACAAAATTGTGCAGTTTTGGCATGCAAATCCTTAAATCATTGACTATGTgagggcttaaagagacaggggCTAAAACAGAGTGTGTCAGACAGAGTGAATACAgctatattcagacagacagtattctgttttttaattgtagATTTTTCTTTCACATAATTTCACAGTTGTATTGAGGACATTTCTTCTCAAAAATCCCCAGTTAATTATCAACTCCCCCATAATTGAAGCATTTAAGAATAAGAGCATATGTTATTCCTGTTAAATTCAATAAAcgtaaataagaaataaaacatgtacaaaCTCCAGAAAGCATTATGACCTGATTATCTCACCTGAGCACGTCGTGCACAAGGTTGTCTAGAAaggttaccttgcaatctattTTTAGACCACAGCCTTTGAGGAGCTAAAAATAGGGTGCTAAATATAGTAACTGTTGTAAAAGAGGGAATGTCCAGGAATGTAAACTTTTGTTT is a genomic window of Etheostoma spectabile isolate EspeVRDwgs_2016 chromosome 22, UIUC_Espe_1.0, whole genome shotgun sequence containing:
- the ccl20b gene encoding C-C motif chemokine 20b; its protein translation is MASSKVFFLCSLMILTTFISSTQSASCCLRYTKRQFHCQRLLGYTIQTMKNSCDLNAVIFHLPGKFVCADPLTNWTQRGMKCVDERRRKTSQILTSRTPGNTSPYSG